A region from the Mesorhizobium sp. J8 genome encodes:
- a CDS encoding TSUP family transporter: protein MIDLTLQNALILVGAAFAAGFVDSIAGGGGLITIPALLLAGFSPVAALGTNKLQGMFGSGSATIHYAANGQVDLRRQLPSALLALLGGAVGALLATVVPGDFLRAILPLLLIAIALYFALKPNMDDVDRAERLSPFLFGLIIPPLVGFYDGVFGPGAGSFYMLAFVTLAGYGVLKATAHTKLLNFASNIGGFVVFAAVGVIDWKIGLMMGAAQFIGARVGASLAIRIGARLIKPLLVIVCLALAIKLLADPANPLRQLIGV from the coding sequence ATGATCGACCTTACCCTGCAGAATGCCCTTATCCTCGTCGGCGCGGCTTTTGCCGCCGGCTTCGTGGACTCGATCGCCGGCGGCGGCGGGCTGATCACGATCCCGGCGCTGCTGCTCGCCGGCTTCTCGCCCGTCGCGGCCCTCGGCACCAACAAATTGCAGGGCATGTTCGGTTCCGGCTCGGCCACCATCCACTATGCCGCCAACGGTCAGGTCGACCTGCGCCGCCAACTGCCGTCGGCGCTGCTGGCGCTTCTCGGCGGCGCGGTTGGCGCGCTTTTGGCGACCGTTGTCCCCGGTGATTTCCTGCGCGCCATCCTGCCGCTGCTCCTGATCGCCATCGCGCTCTATTTCGCGCTGAAACCGAATATGGACGATGTCGACCGCGCCGAACGGCTGTCGCCCTTCCTGTTCGGGCTGATCATCCCGCCGCTGGTAGGCTTCTATGATGGCGTCTTCGGGCCCGGCGCCGGCTCCTTCTACATGCTCGCCTTCGTCACGCTCGCCGGCTACGGCGTGCTCAAGGCGACAGCGCACACCAAGCTGCTCAATTTCGCCTCCAACATCGGCGGCTTCGTCGTCTTCGCCGCCGTCGGCGTCATCGACTGGAAGATCGGCCTGATGATGGGCGCGGCGCAATTCATCGGCGCCCGGGTCGGCGCGAGCCTGGCCATCCGCATCGGCGCCAGGCTGATCAAGCCGCTGCTGGTAATCGTCTGCCTGGCGCTGGCGATCAAGCTGTTAGCCGACCCCGCCAATCCGCTGCGCCAGCTCATTGGTGTGTGA